In the Vitis vinifera cultivar Pinot Noir 40024 chromosome 2, ASM3070453v1 genome, one interval contains:
- the LOC100244236 gene encoding putative pentatricopeptide repeat-containing protein At1g12700, mitochondrial, translated as MMKMMMEMEMEMKMLMTKLSSSPASGTWMLSLPLQLLSSSHSSSFHSKSLNFNTIDEALSSFNRMLHMQPPPSVVDFAKILTSIANMKHYSTVLSLSKQMDSLGIPSDVYTLAIVINSFCHLNRVDFGFSVLAKIFKLGHQPDTATFTTLIRGLCVEGKIGEALHLFDKMVGEGFQPNGVTYGTLIHGLCKVGNSRAAIRLLRSMVQKNCEPNVITYNTIIDCLFKDRQVNEALNIFSEMIAKGISPNVSTYNSIIHGLCKFSEWKHVATLMNEMVDSKIMPNVVIFTTLVDALCKEGMVTIAHDVVDVMIQRGVEPDVVTYTALMDGHCLRSEMDEADKVFDTMVRKGCAPNVISYSTLINGYCKIQRIDKAMYLFEEMCQRELVPNIVTYNTLIHGLCHVGRLRDAIALFHEMVASGQIPDLVTYRILLDYLCKTRHLDQAMAMLKAIEGSNLAPDIQSYNIVIDGMCRVGELEAAGDLFSSLSSKGLHPDVWTYTIMINGLCLQGLLAEATKLFREMNTDGCSPDDCTYNLITRGFLRNNETLSAIQLLQEMLGRGFSADASTITLIVEMLSDDGLDQSVKQILHEFVQ; from the coding sequence atgatgaagatgatgatggagatggagatggagatgAAGATGCTGATGACAAAGCTTTCTTCTTCTCCTGCTTCCGGTACATGGATgctttctcttcctcttcaatTATTGTCTTCATCACATAGTAGCAGCTTCCATTCCAAATCCCTGAATTTTAATACGATTGATGAAGCCCTCTCTTCCTTTAATCGAATGCTTCATATGCAACCTCCACCCTCAGTTGTTGATTTCGCCAAAATTTTAACCTCCATCGCTAACATGAAACACTACTCCACTGTGCTTTCTCTTTCTAAGCAAATGGATTCTCTTGGAATTCCCTCCGATGTTTACACTCTCGCCATCGTCATTAACTCTTTCTGCCATTTGAATCGGGTGGATTTCGGTTTCTCCGTCTTGGCGAAAATCTTCAAACTTGGGCATCAACCGGACACCGCTACCTTCACCACTCTGATTAGGGGCCTCTGTGTTGAGGGTAAAATTGGTGAAGCCCTCCACCTGTTTGATAAAATGGTTGGGGAAGGTTTTCAACCCAATGGGGTTACTTATGGAACTCTGATACATGGGTTATGTAAAGTGGGCAACTCTAGAGCCGCTATCAGGTTACTTAGGAGCATGGTACAAAAAAATTGTGAGCCTAATGTGATTACTTATAACACCATCATTGATTGCCTTTTTAAGGATAGACAAGTAAATGAGGCTTTGAACATTTTCTCTGAGATGATCGCTAAAGGCATTTCACCTAATGTTTCAACTTATAACTCAATAATTCATGGCCTATGCAAGTTCTCTGAGTGGAAGCATGTTGCAACACTGATGAATGAAATGGTAGATAGCAAGATAATGCCAAATGTAGTTATCTTTACCACATTGGTGGATGCACTCTGTAAAGAAGGAATGGTCACCATAGCACATGATGTAGTTGATGTGATGATTCAAAGAGGTGTGGAGCCTGATGTAGTCACCTACACTGCATTGATGGATGGACACTGTTTGCGATCTGAGATGGATGAGGCGGATAAAGTATTTGATACGATGGTTCGTAAGGGCTGTGCACCTAATGTTATCAGCTATAGTACCTTGATCAACGGTTATTGCAAGATTCAAAGGATAGATAAGGCCATGTATCTCTTTGAAGAAATGTGTCAACGAGAATTGGTTCCTAACATCGTGACTTACAACACTCTTATACATGGTTTATGCCATGTTGGAAGACTCCGGGATGCAATAGCACTTTTTCATGAGATGGTAGCTAGTGGCCAAATTCCAGATCTCGTTACTTACCGCATTTTATTAGACTATCTATGCAAAACTCGTCATCTAGATCAAGCTATGGCTATGCTGAAAGCTATTGAAGGTAGTAATTTGGCTCCTGATATACAAAGTTATAATATTGTCATTGATGGGATGTGTAGAGTTGGTGAACTTGAAGCTGCAGGGGATCTCTTTTCCAGTCTCTCCTCCAAAGGTTTGCATCCTGATGTTTGGACTTATACTATAATGATCAATGGGCTTTGTCTACAAGGGTTATTAGCTGAGGCAACTAAGTTATTTAGGGAAATGAATACAGATGGCTGCTCACCAGATGATTGCACTTACAATTTGATTACTCGAGGATTTTTACGAAATAATGAGACATTGAGTGCTATTCAACTTCTTCAAGAAATGCTTGGAAGGGGATTTTCCGCTGATGCATCCACCATCACATTGATAGTGGAAATGTTATCTGATGATGGATTGGATCAATCTGTAAAACAAATTCTACATGAGTTTGTGCAGTAA